A portion of the Corynebacterium heidelbergense genome contains these proteins:
- a CDS encoding acyl-CoA dehydrogenase family protein, producing MSDRTKRDDSTPGLNNIKRDAVGKFMRVLTQITGSEFAQKNDLSKKVDRAAYQTTKTGVRTFGAANRQFAKIKGSGKPVRLPKQTVDESNEPVPSETPAPGKAPFDLNPTEDQEMIVAAVREFAEERLRPVAGECNEASKPAEGLLDTAAELGVALVNLPEEYEGIATASGATTSALIAEALSYGDMGLAVAILAPAGVANTITNYGDDAQQKTYLPAFAGDSVPPAAVVVSESRPLFDPFSLQTTAKREGSEIVINGTKTLVPNAAESELFVVAVDLDGVNTFAIVESKNEGIEIEADPSMGLRGAALGRINFKDVRIPAENLLGGADLSKEDRTEAYAEIIRRSRLGWAALAMGTGQAVLDYVRDYVNDREAFGEPISHRQAVAFMVANLRIELDGLRMLVLRGVSRLDQGLSYHREAALARRFASDKGMVFGLDGVQLLGGHGFTKEHPVERWYRDLRAVAITEGVVVL from the coding sequence ATGAGCGACCGTACCAAGCGCGACGATTCCACTCCCGGCCTGAACAACATTAAGCGCGACGCCGTGGGCAAGTTCATGCGCGTTCTCACCCAGATCACCGGTTCTGAGTTCGCGCAGAAGAACGACCTGTCCAAGAAGGTCGACCGCGCCGCCTACCAGACCACCAAGACGGGCGTGCGCACCTTCGGGGCGGCTAACCGCCAGTTCGCCAAGATCAAGGGCTCCGGCAAGCCGGTACGCCTGCCGAAGCAAACGGTGGATGAGTCCAACGAGCCCGTTCCCTCCGAGACCCCCGCACCCGGCAAGGCTCCTTTCGACCTGAATCCCACGGAGGATCAGGAGATGATCGTGGCTGCCGTCCGCGAATTCGCTGAGGAGCGTCTGCGCCCCGTGGCCGGCGAATGCAACGAGGCCTCCAAGCCCGCCGAGGGCCTCCTTGACACCGCCGCCGAGCTCGGTGTCGCCCTGGTGAACCTCCCGGAAGAGTACGAAGGCATCGCCACCGCCTCCGGCGCAACCACCTCCGCCCTCATCGCCGAGGCGCTGTCCTACGGTGACATGGGTCTGGCCGTGGCCATCCTGGCTCCCGCCGGTGTCGCGAACACCATCACCAACTACGGTGACGACGCTCAGCAGAAGACCTACCTGCCGGCCTTTGCCGGTGATTCGGTGCCCCCGGCGGCCGTCGTAGTTTCCGAATCTCGCCCGCTGTTCGATCCGTTCAGCCTGCAGACCACCGCCAAGCGCGAGGGCAGCGAGATCGTTATCAACGGTACGAAGACACTGGTCCCCAACGCCGCTGAGTCCGAGCTGTTCGTCGTCGCCGTCGACCTGGATGGCGTGAACACCTTTGCCATCGTTGAGTCCAAGAACGAAGGCATCGAAATCGAAGCCGACCCGTCCATGGGTCTGCGTGGAGCTGCCCTGGGACGCATTAACTTCAAAGACGTCCGCATCCCCGCCGAAAACCTCCTCGGTGGTGCAGACCTGTCCAAGGAAGACCGCACCGAGGCCTACGCAGAGATCATCCGCCGCTCCCGCCTCGGGTGGGCCGCCCTGGCGATGGGCACCGGCCAAGCCGTCCTGGACTACGTCCGCGATTACGTCAACGACCGCGAGGCCTTCGGAGAGCCGATCTCCCACCGCCAGGCCGTGGCCTTCATGGTCGCGAACCTTCGCATCGAGCTGGACGGGCTGCGCATGCTTGTGCTGCGCGGCGTATCCCGCCTGGACCAGGGCCTGTCCTACCACCGCGAGGCAGCCCTGGCCCGCCGCTTCGCCTCGGATAAGGGCATGGTGTTCGGCCTCGACGGCGTGCAGCTGCTCGGCGGCCACGGCTTCACCAAGGAGCACCCCGTGGAGCGCTGGTACCGCGACCTGCGGGCCGTCGCCATCACCGAGGGCGTTGTCGTCCTGTAA
- a CDS encoding acyl-CoA dehydrogenase family protein has translation MINLELPKRLKAGVNQAHQAAESIFRPISRKYDLKEHARPVELDTMASLVEGMADAGQSMAGATGSRGDKKPQADGVKNGGNMAALLNVIETCWGDVGLTLSIPYQGLGNSAIAAVATDEQLERFGKVWAAMAITEPQFGSDSAAVATTAKLDGDEYVLNGEKIYVTAGERCTHVVVWASVDKSAGRAAIKSFVVPRDTPGFELIRLEHKLGIRSSDTAHFMLDNVRIPKENLLGSPEVDTKKGFAGVMATFDNTRPLVAGMAIGVSRAALEKLREILTDAGVVIDYDAPAWNQPAAAAEYIRLESDWEAAYLLALRAAWMADNKIPNSKEASECKAKAGRTATDLTLRAVELAGAYGYSERDLLEKWARDSKILDIFEGTQQIQQLIVARRELGLSSAELK, from the coding sequence ATGATCAACCTGGAACTTCCCAAGCGTCTCAAGGCGGGCGTGAACCAGGCGCACCAGGCCGCCGAATCCATCTTCCGCCCCATCTCCCGCAAGTACGACCTCAAAGAGCACGCCCGTCCGGTCGAGCTGGACACCATGGCCTCCCTCGTGGAGGGGATGGCCGATGCCGGTCAATCCATGGCCGGTGCTACCGGCAGCCGGGGTGATAAAAAGCCCCAGGCTGATGGCGTCAAAAATGGTGGGAACATGGCCGCCCTGCTCAACGTCATCGAGACCTGCTGGGGTGACGTGGGCCTGACCTTGTCCATCCCCTACCAGGGCCTGGGCAACTCCGCGATCGCCGCCGTCGCCACCGACGAGCAGCTGGAGCGCTTCGGCAAGGTGTGGGCCGCCATGGCGATCACCGAGCCCCAGTTCGGCTCGGACTCCGCGGCCGTCGCCACCACCGCCAAACTGGACGGCGACGAGTACGTGCTCAACGGTGAGAAGATCTATGTCACCGCCGGCGAGCGCTGCACCCACGTTGTGGTGTGGGCGTCCGTGGACAAGTCCGCTGGACGTGCGGCCATCAAGTCCTTCGTCGTGCCGCGGGATACACCCGGGTTCGAGCTGATCCGCCTCGAGCACAAGCTCGGCATCCGCTCCTCCGACACCGCGCACTTCATGCTGGACAACGTGCGCATCCCCAAGGAGAACCTGCTGGGTTCCCCCGAGGTGGACACCAAGAAGGGCTTCGCCGGTGTGATGGCGACCTTTGATAACACCCGTCCGCTGGTGGCCGGCATGGCCATCGGCGTGTCCCGAGCGGCGCTGGAGAAGCTGCGCGAGATTCTCACGGACGCCGGTGTGGTCATCGACTACGACGCCCCTGCATGGAACCAGCCTGCTGCTGCGGCTGAATACATCCGGTTGGAGAGCGACTGGGAGGCCGCATACCTGCTGGCACTGCGTGCTGCCTGGATGGCTGACAACAAGATCCCGAACTCGAAGGAAGCCTCCGAGTGCAAGGCGAAGGCCGGGCGCACCGCGACCGACCTGACCTTGCGCGCGGTTGAACTGGCCGGTGCGTACGGCTACTCCGAGCGGGACCTGTTGGAGAAGTGGGCGCGAGACTCCAAGATCCTCGACATCTTCGAGGGTACTCAGCAGATCCAGCAGCTCATCGTTGCTCGCCGCGAGCTGGGCCTCAGCTCCGCTGAGCTGAAGTAG
- a CDS encoding Ltp family lipoprotein, with product MTQGQQYIRQTAHHNPPPFNGAQPYPGMKPSGNNKTVKWIVGALAAVLILGGSAFIANYLGSNASPEGSNQAIGSTPSAPVTTFSTPSGAQVPPPSLATDDPTRQFEQLGQDGKGLPDEYKEDEGAIRRARLYSDSSHLSRRAIIDMMTNGIGGSYPPEIARYAVDHIDADWKENAAKSAQLLKDVGTPEDMIYNTLTSDAAGKFTPEEARYGVEQLK from the coding sequence ATGACCCAGGGGCAGCAGTACATTCGCCAAACAGCTCACCACAACCCACCGCCCTTCAATGGGGCACAACCTTACCCCGGTATGAAGCCTTCCGGTAACAACAAGACAGTGAAGTGGATTGTGGGTGCGCTCGCTGCTGTGCTCATTCTCGGGGGCAGCGCTTTCATAGCCAACTATTTAGGGTCCAATGCCTCACCTGAAGGTTCAAATCAGGCCATCGGATCTACTCCGAGCGCCCCAGTTACAACCTTCAGTACACCCAGCGGTGCGCAAGTCCCGCCACCGTCTCTAGCCACCGATGATCCGACCCGACAGTTTGAACAGTTAGGGCAAGACGGAAAAGGCCTGCCCGACGAATATAAGGAAGATGAGGGAGCCATCAGACGGGCCCGCCTCTACAGTGACAGCTCGCATCTTTCGCGCCGCGCCATCATCGACATGATGACAAACGGGATTGGGGGGTCATACCCACCTGAAATTGCAAGGTACGCCGTGGATCACATCGACGCGGACTGGAAAGAAAACGCTGCGAAGTCCGCCCAACTCCTTAAGGATGTCGGCACCCCCGAAGATATGATCTACAACACTCTGACCTCGGATGCGGCAGGGAAGTTCACACCCGAAGAGGCCCGCTACGGGGTGGAGCAACTTAAGTAG
- a CDS encoding inorganic phosphate transporter, whose amino-acid sequence MTSPTTQSGKEAPSNRQTAGKPRPTTAQPITEKKSSDKWWHLAFGLLLLATVITFGMWVVGYVDNSAHHVVLAVTVAFGLFMAFNIGGNDVANSFGTSVGAGTLSMKQALMVAAVFEVGGAVLAGGNVTETVRSGIVDLQGVQLVPIEFVYIMMSALLGAALWLLLATKMGWPVSTTHSIIGGIVGAALTTGFLTGSGGWEMVQWSQIGQIVISWFLSPVLGGLAAYLLFRGIKSGILSYNEEADKKLRELRRQKFEHREKQKRAFERLDELQQIAYTNAMARDAVVASATDFDRDELESDYYRELYDLEDRANDVDAHRALENWVPMLAAAGAVIITAMLLFKGLSNIDFTLSTFNTVLVMLMVGAAVWMAVYIYTRTLKDTNIGRSTFLVFSWMQVFTASAFAFSHGSNDIANAVGPFAAVVDVLATGEINGSAAVPAALLAAAGVALVAGLWFIGRNVITTVGSGLTAMHPASGFAAELSAAAVVMGASLLGLPVSSTHILIGAVLGVGIVNKAANWKLMRPIAMAWVITVPAAALIGAVTVSILRTVLGV is encoded by the coding sequence ATGACTAGCCCAACTACCCAGTCCGGCAAAGAAGCGCCCTCAAATCGCCAGACTGCCGGAAAGCCCCGGCCGACGACTGCTCAGCCGATCACCGAAAAGAAGTCCAGTGACAAGTGGTGGCACCTAGCTTTCGGCTTACTGCTCCTTGCTACCGTTATCACCTTCGGTATGTGGGTGGTGGGGTACGTCGACAATTCTGCGCACCACGTCGTTCTGGCGGTCACCGTCGCTTTCGGCCTGTTCATGGCGTTCAACATCGGTGGCAACGACGTAGCCAACTCCTTTGGAACTTCCGTGGGTGCAGGTACGCTTTCAATGAAGCAAGCGCTCATGGTAGCGGCAGTCTTCGAGGTCGGTGGTGCTGTCCTCGCTGGCGGGAACGTGACGGAGACGGTTCGCAGCGGGATCGTGGACCTGCAGGGTGTGCAGCTCGTGCCAATCGAATTCGTCTACATCATGATGTCTGCCCTGCTGGGGGCAGCATTGTGGCTTCTGCTGGCTACCAAGATGGGCTGGCCGGTATCAACAACGCACTCCATCATCGGCGGCATTGTCGGTGCAGCTCTGACCACCGGATTCCTGACCGGGTCCGGTGGGTGGGAGATGGTCCAGTGGAGCCAGATTGGGCAGATCGTCATCTCGTGGTTCCTGTCTCCCGTCCTCGGTGGCCTTGCCGCCTATCTTCTGTTTAGAGGGATCAAGTCTGGGATCTTGTCCTACAACGAGGAAGCGGACAAAAAGCTCCGAGAACTGCGAAGGCAGAAGTTCGAACATCGCGAAAAGCAGAAGCGAGCGTTTGAGCGACTCGACGAGCTGCAACAGATTGCTTACACGAATGCGATGGCGCGTGATGCGGTCGTTGCTTCCGCTACCGATTTCGATCGTGATGAGCTCGAGAGCGACTATTACCGGGAACTTTACGATCTCGAGGATCGTGCGAACGATGTCGATGCGCACCGCGCCCTAGAAAATTGGGTGCCGATGCTCGCAGCAGCAGGCGCAGTGATTATCACAGCGATGTTGCTGTTCAAGGGACTATCGAATATCGATTTCACCCTGAGCACGTTCAACACCGTTCTAGTCATGCTGATGGTCGGGGCGGCGGTGTGGATGGCCGTCTACATCTATACCCGTACCTTGAAAGACACGAACATTGGGAGGTCCACGTTCCTCGTATTTAGCTGGATGCAGGTCTTCACCGCATCGGCATTCGCCTTCAGTCATGGCTCGAACGACATTGCCAACGCGGTCGGCCCCTTTGCTGCCGTTGTCGATGTGCTGGCAACCGGGGAAATCAACGGATCTGCCGCAGTTCCGGCAGCTCTCTTGGCGGCAGCCGGTGTTGCACTGGTTGCGGGTCTGTGGTTCATCGGGCGCAATGTCATCACAACCGTAGGTTCGGGTCTCACCGCTATGCACCCGGCATCTGGCTTCGCCGCTGAGCTTTCCGCTGCCGCAGTGGTGATGGGGGCATCGTTGCTGGGGCTACCGGTCTCCTCGACCCACATTCTCATCGGCGCCGTGTTGGGTGTCGGCATCGTAAACAAAGCGGCGAACTGGAAGCTCATGCGTCCCATCGCCATGGCTTGGGTAATCACTGTTCCGGCAGCTGCCTTGATTGGGGCGGTTACAGTGTCGATCTTGCGGACAGTCTTGGGCGTATGA
- a CDS encoding alpha/beta fold hydrolase, giving the protein MTDVTTHPPENAATPDSALDLLIVGAGMSGVDLAYHVTQNFPTWSWEIHDNHAEVGGTWHTVRYPGIRSDSDMATFNFPFQPWPHRGTLGQGPDIKRYITEAAQVAGVPGHLHLRSWIKNVDWCSEHAVYRVTALRTTGAIGGGEDAVDDSPNAADPAAPGEGPQRVFYARRVHFAVGYFAHGRGHRPSFPGEEAFRGSIVHPQQWPEQMDYAGRRIAVIGSGATAISLIPALVDLGAQVTMVQRTPSYVAPLPEVDVISAVWKTLLPHRWALPVARLNHAARDELQYLIAQHLPSLFALALRLMQRRYLSAAAIDQHFTPSYRPWDQRVCKAPDGDIFRAMNKGAQVVTGSIDCFTPTGIRMTDGQEVPADVIVTATGMDLQAFGTGTVSVDGQIMDPAELVTYRGALVAGCPNFSFTLGYLNASWTLRADLVSRYLVRLWKLGEDVYVPVLPPGRSDRRIWEFESGYIQRGIAQFPTQGDAAPWRYEQNYLAELKEMRFGDVRRDMAFGREVTKHVGIDDYRKVKQMEIQSFGAKTPQPHTDLTGLPVPKFVGGGMYPMRVRVRPPSGSDVPRRVVVMVHGLSRSLEDWDDQVALWDDRDQLIAVDLPGFGRTPGLLQPSVAGFARRIWGAVDEVAEMQQNQGVSGGIHIVGNSLGGSIAMEMAIGRPASVASITMVDPAGFGSSMSVLLKLIALPGIGKVNAWATRLRPIYQPVEHVILRRRGAVTRHRIAVAGQVTKNPDRTDTYYRLVRLLCSPRGWRSQWQRQLSERFRAVNLQHEVPVSVVWGRGDKIVPFSHFRRSLEELAPKAAMVFDNCGHMPQLEYPQEFCDAVDRFQQEAEAFRCNGVTASTRGAQPMF; this is encoded by the coding sequence GTGACCGATGTAACCACGCACCCTCCAGAAAACGCAGCCACCCCGGATTCCGCCCTCGACCTCCTCATTGTGGGCGCCGGAATGTCCGGCGTCGACCTGGCCTACCACGTCACCCAGAACTTCCCAACGTGGTCCTGGGAGATTCACGATAATCACGCCGAAGTCGGTGGCACGTGGCACACCGTCCGCTACCCGGGCATTCGCTCCGACTCGGACATGGCCACCTTCAATTTCCCGTTTCAGCCCTGGCCGCACCGCGGAACCCTTGGGCAGGGCCCGGATATAAAGCGCTACATTACTGAGGCCGCGCAGGTCGCCGGGGTCCCGGGCCATCTGCACCTGAGGTCTTGGATCAAAAACGTGGACTGGTGTAGCGAGCACGCCGTCTACCGCGTTACCGCCCTGCGTACCACGGGGGCCATCGGTGGCGGCGAGGATGCGGTGGACGATTCGCCAAACGCCGCAGACCCCGCCGCACCGGGGGAGGGCCCGCAGCGCGTCTTCTACGCCCGCCGGGTCCATTTCGCCGTGGGTTACTTCGCCCACGGCCGTGGCCACCGGCCCTCCTTCCCAGGGGAAGAGGCCTTCCGAGGCTCCATCGTGCACCCTCAGCAGTGGCCAGAGCAGATGGATTACGCCGGACGCCGCATCGCGGTCATTGGCTCGGGTGCCACGGCCATCTCCCTCATCCCAGCGCTCGTGGATCTTGGCGCTCAGGTCACGATGGTGCAGCGCACTCCCAGCTACGTCGCCCCGCTGCCGGAGGTGGATGTGATCTCGGCGGTGTGGAAAACCCTGCTGCCGCATCGCTGGGCCCTCCCGGTGGCTCGGTTGAACCACGCTGCCCGCGATGAGTTGCAGTACCTCATCGCGCAGCACCTGCCCTCCCTGTTCGCGCTGGCCCTGCGGCTCATGCAGCGGCGCTACCTCAGCGCGGCGGCCATCGACCAGCACTTCACGCCCTCTTACCGCCCCTGGGACCAGCGGGTCTGCAAGGCCCCGGACGGGGACATCTTCCGCGCGATGAACAAGGGAGCCCAGGTTGTCACGGGTTCTATCGACTGTTTCACCCCAACGGGCATTCGCATGACGGATGGCCAAGAGGTACCGGCGGATGTGATCGTCACGGCCACGGGCATGGATCTGCAGGCCTTTGGCACGGGGACGGTTAGTGTGGATGGCCAGATCATGGACCCTGCGGAACTGGTGACATACCGGGGTGCTCTGGTGGCTGGGTGCCCAAACTTCAGCTTCACCTTGGGGTACCTCAATGCCTCTTGGACGCTGCGGGCGGATCTGGTGTCCCGGTACCTCGTGCGGCTGTGGAAGTTAGGGGAGGACGTGTATGTCCCGGTTCTTCCGCCTGGGCGTTCGGATCGCAGGATTTGGGAGTTCGAGTCGGGCTATATCCAGCGGGGGATCGCGCAGTTCCCCACGCAGGGGGATGCCGCCCCGTGGCGCTACGAGCAAAACTACTTGGCTGAATTGAAGGAAATGAGATTTGGGGATGTGCGGAGGGATATGGCTTTCGGGCGGGAAGTCACAAAACACGTCGGTATAGACGACTATCGAAAGGTAAAACAGATGGAAATTCAATCGTTCGGAGCAAAAACTCCGCAGCCGCATACTGATTTAACTGGGCTGCCTGTACCGAAGTTCGTTGGTGGGGGTATGTACCCGATGAGGGTCCGGGTGCGCCCCCCTTCAGGTTCGGACGTTCCGCGTCGAGTTGTGGTGATGGTTCACGGTCTGAGCCGGTCCCTGGAGGACTGGGATGACCAGGTTGCACTCTGGGACGATCGTGATCAGCTCATTGCCGTTGACTTGCCGGGCTTTGGCCGGACTCCAGGCCTCTTGCAGCCCTCCGTCGCGGGATTCGCTCGGCGAATTTGGGGTGCGGTCGATGAGGTGGCTGAAATGCAGCAGAACCAAGGAGTGTCTGGCGGCATTCATATCGTCGGCAACTCCTTGGGTGGATCGATAGCGATGGAGATGGCCATCGGTCGACCCGCATCGGTGGCCAGCATCACCATGGTGGATCCCGCGGGGTTCGGGAGCAGCATGTCTGTACTCCTGAAACTGATTGCGCTGCCTGGAATTGGGAAGGTGAACGCGTGGGCAACGCGCCTACGCCCAATCTATCAACCGGTAGAGCATGTGATTCTGCGTCGCCGGGGCGCGGTTACGCGACATCGCATCGCCGTAGCGGGCCAAGTTACCAAGAACCCGGATCGAACGGATACTTATTACCGACTGGTCCGGCTCCTTTGTTCTCCTAGAGGGTGGCGAAGCCAATGGCAGAGACAGTTGTCGGAACGCTTTCGGGCTGTAAACCTGCAGCACGAGGTTCCTGTCTCCGTTGTTTGGGGACGGGGAGACAAGATCGTTCCATTCAGCCACTTCCGTCGAAGCCTGGAGGAGCTAGCTCCCAAAGCGGCTATGGTGTTCGATAATTGTGGGCACATGCCGCAGTTGGAGTACCCCCAGGAATTCTGTGATGCGGTGGACCGATTCCAGCAGGAGGCGGAAGCGTTTCGGTGTAATGGCGTGACTGCGTCCACTCGTGGGGCTCAACCGATGTTCTGA